GAGCGACGTCGTCGGCCATGCGCACGGGAGCGCCGAGGACGGGGCCGACGCCGGGCGCGATGTCGACGTCGACGCCGGCGAGGCGCAGGGGCACGACGATGTCGGAGAAGAACACGGCCGCGTCGACGCGGTGGCGGCGTACCGGCTGGAGCGTGATCTCGGCGGCGAGGTCCGGCCGCAGGCAGGACTCGATCATGCCGACGCCGTCGCGGACGCGGCGGTACTCGGGCAGGGAGCGGCCTGCCTGCCGCATGAACCACACCGGTGTGACGTCGGGCCGCTGGCCCTGAAATGCGCGGACAAGGCGCGAATTTTCTGTCGTCCCGTCAGTTAGCGGGTGGTTCTTCGAGACGCTCATCACGCGATTGTGCCCTGATTTCTCGTCGGTGATTGAATCGTGCCTGACGTGAACATCTTCTCCTTTGCGGCATCCCACCACGACCTGGGGCTCGACGAGCTCGAGGAGCTCAGTGGTGCCTCCGGAGACCTGGGGCAGACGCTCGTCGAAGACCGGTCCCACGCCGACGGCGTGGTCGTGCTCGCGACCTGCAACCGCTTCGAGGTCTACGTCGACGCACCCGGCGACGTCGGCCCCGGCGAGGTCGCCGCCCTCGTCGCCAGCCGCGTCGCGGACGCCACGGGCCTCTCCCACGACGACGTGCGCGCCGCGCTCACCCCACGCACCGGGCACGACGCCGTGCGGCACCTCCTGGAGGTCGCGTCAGGTCTCGACTCGATGGTCGTCGGCGAGCGGGAGATCGCCGGGCAGGTGCGCCGCTCCCTGGGCGCCGCGCGGTCGCGCGGCACGACGAGCCCCGACCTCGAGCGGCTCTTCGCCCACGCCACCCGCGTCTCGCGGCGCATCGAGGCCGCGACAGGCCTCGGTGCCGTCGGTCGTTCGATCGTCGGCGTGGGGCTCGACCTCGTCGGCGAGCACCTCGGGCCGTGGCGCCTGACGCGCGCCGTCCTCATCGGCACCGGCTCGTACGCGGGCGCGTCCCTCGCGGCGCTCCGCGCCCGCGGCTGCCACGACGTGCGCGTCTACTCGCGCTCCGGACGCGCGGCGGACTTCGCGCGCGCCCGCGGCGTCGCCGCGATCGAACCCGGTGGCCTCGTGGACGCGCTCGCCGACGCCGACCTCGTCGTCTCGTGCTCAGGCCGTATCGGCACGGTCCTCGACGCCGCCGCCGTGCGCACCGCGCGCGAGCGCGCCGCCGAGCAGGCCGAGCGGCTCGCGCACGCGCCCGACCCGACGCCGCGCCCGCTCGTCGTCCTCGACCTCGCCCTCCAGCGCGACGTCGAGGCGGACGTCGCCGACATCGACGGGGTCCTGCTGCTGGACCTCGCGAACATCCGCGCCCACGCCCCTGCGGCTGGCGCCGAACCCGTGCGGCGCGCGCACCAGATCGTCGGCACGGGCGTCGTCGAGCTCGACCAGCTCGAGCTCGCGCGACGCGTCGACCTCGCCGCCCTCCCGCAGATCCGCGCCGCCCACGAGGACGCCGCGGCCCGGCTCGACGCCGCTCGCGCCGCCCGTGCCGCCCGCGGCGTCGAGGGGGCGGACGAGCGTCGCGCAGAGCGTGCCGCCCGCCGCGCCGCAGCCGCCGAGCGGCACGCGCGGATCATGGCGGCGAAGGCTGCGGCGCGCGCAGCGATCGTGCGCGGCTGACCACGGGAAAGTGCGTTCCTGACGCCGCCTGCCGGCTGGGAGGAGGCCCTCTCAGACCCTGCGGTTAGGGTGGACAAGTCCCCCGAACCTCACGAAGGACCCGCTGTGAACGAGCACCCCGTCTCGAGCCCGCCCGCCCAAGCGCCTGACCAGGGGAGACGACGCAGGCAGCGCCCGCTCGGCCTGCTCGTCGCGCTCCTCGTGGCCGTCGGCACCGCGATCGTGCCAGGTTCCGGCGCGACCGTCGCCGAGGCGGCGAAGGATCCCAACACGATCACGAAGACGCCGCTCGGGAACTTCGACCCCGGCAACCTCATCACCGACGAGGTCTTCTTCACGGGCTCCGCGCTGTCCGCGGGGCAGGTGCAGGCCTTCCTCAAGAGCAAGGTCGCCAAGTGCGCCGCGACCGACGGCCCCAAGTGCCTCAAGGACTTCACGACGACGACGAAGTCCGTCCCGAAGAACGCCTACTGCAAGGCCTACAAGGGGGCGAAGAACGAGAAGGCGTCGGCGATCATCGCGAAGGTCGGCAAGGCGTGCGGCGTGAGCCCCAAGGTCCTGCTCGTCCTGCTCCAGAAGGAGCAGTCGCTCGTCACGTCGACCGCTCCGACGCAGCGGCAGTACGACTTCGCGACCGGTTTTGCGTGCCCCGACGACGGCGGTTGCAACCCCGAGAACGCGGGCTTCTTCAACCAGGTCTACGGCGCAGCCCGGCAGTTCCAGCGGTATGCCGTCGCGAAGGACGTCTACAGCTGGCGGCCCGCAGGCAAGGTTCACGAGATCCAGTACCACCCGAACACCTCGTGCGGGACGCAGACCGTCCTCATCAAGAACAAGGCGACGGCCGGCCTGTACTACTACACGCCCTACGTCCCCAACGCCGCCGCCCTCAAGGACCTCAACGGCAACGGCGACCTCTCGAACAAGAACACCCCGAACTGCTCCTCGTTCGGCAACCGCAACTTCTGGCGTGGCTTCACCGAGTGGTTCGGCTCGACGAGCATCGCCGTGACGGGCACCGTGCAGAAGGCATGGCTCGCGAACGGGGGCCTGGACGGCACGTTCGGCAAGCAGACGAAGTCGCAGGTCTGCTCGAAGAACGGCCGCTACTGCGTCCAGACGTTCGCCGGCGGCACCCTCGCCTCGAACAAGACCACGGGCATCGCGATGCCCAAGGGCGCAGTCCGCACCGCATGGGTCAAGCAGAAGTCGCAGAAGGGCGCCCTCGGCTGGCCCGCTGCGGCCGTGAGCTGCCGCAAGAAGGACGACACGTGCGTCCAGCGCTTCACCGGCGGCTACGTCGCGCAGGGCAGGTCCACCGGGACGCGCGTCGTCTCCGGCGGTATCGCGAAGGCGTGGAAGGCCTCCAAGACCCGCAACGGCGCGCTCAAGATGCCGCGTGCGAACGCCAAGTGCACCAAGGCCGGGACGCGTTGCACGCAGAAGTTCCAGGGCGGCTACGCGACCGCGCACTCCAAGTACGGCAACCGCGCCGTCGTCGGCAAGATCGCCACGCGCTGGGCGAAGGCCAAGCTGAACAAGGGTTCGCTCGGCTGGCCGACGAAGAACCAGAAGTGCTCGAAGGTCAAGGGCGGCAAGGCGTGCTACCAGTACTTCAGCGGCGGCGCGATCGCCTCGCACCCCCGCTACGGCACGCGCGCGCTGACGGGGAAGATCGGCAAGGCCTGGGTCAAGACGCAGAAGGCCGGCAAGTCGATCGGCTGGCCCACGGGTGGCCGCAAGTGCACCACCAAGAAGGGCGTGAAGACCTGCACCCAGAAGTTCACGAAGGGCAAGATCACGTACAAGGGCAAGGGCGCGGCCAAGGTCGTGCGCTCGAAGCGCTGAGCAGCCGCAGCTCCCGAACGACGACGGCCTCCGTCCCCCTCACGGGAGGACGGAGGCCGTTTCGTGACAGAGGGCGCTCAGCGCACCTTGATCTTGAGCTTCTTCGACGTGGTCTTGAGGACCTGCTTCGAGCCGCTGTAGCTGACCTTGACCTTGTGGGTGCCGCGCGGCAGCTTCACGACGACCCGGCCCTTGTTCTTGGCGCGGAGGGTCTTGGTGACCTTCTTCTTGCCGTAGCGGACGGTGACCTTGCCGGTCGGGGCGGGAACGCCCGCGGCCTTGACCCGGACGGTCGCCTTGCGCTTGCCCGCCTTGACGGTGATCCGCGAGGACGCCTTCGCGACGTTGCTCGACGTCAGCACCTGGAGGGTCGCGGCGGCCTGACGGGGAGCGGTCGCGACGAGCGTCACGCCGATGCGTGCGCCCGCGTCGGTGCCGACGAGCGCGTACCGGTTCGACCGCGCCCCGGCGATCGGGGCGCCGTTGCGCGTCCACTGGATCGCGACCGTCGTCCCGGCCGCGTCCCACGCGCCCGTGCTGACCGTCAGGGTGCGCCCGACCTGCGGCGTTCCCGACACGACTGGCGCGACACGCGCCCGCGGCGGGTTGCCCGTGCTCGTGCGCCCCACCCACGCGCTGCCGTGGCTGATGACATGGCCCGGCGCGGCCACCGTCGAGTGGACGACGATCGGGGTCCCGTGCGCCGATGCCGGGACGGTGAGCTTCGGGCCGGTGCCGATGACGCGGTTGCCGTCGGTCCAGTAGGTCGTCACCTTGGCCCCGGTCGGTGCGCCGATCACCTTCGTCGACGCGGTGATGGTCGTGCCCACGCGTGCCGTGCCGTCGGTGTAGACGTACGTCAGGGGCGGGTTGCCCAGGGCGCCGAGCGTGAGGCTCAGGTTCTTCGTGCCGGACCCGACGGTGACGACCGTCGAGGCGCGCTTGTCACCGTTCTCGGCGTTGACGAGGTAGGTGCCGGGTGCGAGGTACGTGATGGCGCCGGCCGTTGTCCCTGCGCTCAGCGTGGTCGACGACGTGTAGTCGGTGCCGATGTTGCGCGCGGTGACGTACGTGGACGTCGCCGCGGAGGCGCCCGTGACCTTGACGGCGAGCGTGGACGCGAAGGTGCGCAGGGCGATGTTCTTGCCGGCCACGGTGCCGCCGCTCTTGGCGGAGGTGAAGACCGTCGCGTCGTGCTGGCTGAGCAGGTTGGAGACCTTGCCGCCGAGCCAGGTGGTCAGCAGGGTGCGGCCGTCCGTGAGGTCGACGGAGGCGGACAGCGTGACGGGGCGGTTCGGTCGTGTCTTGACGGTGAACGTCCCGTCGGCGCCGATCGAGGCCCAGGACGAGTTGATCCACACGTCCGAGTCGACCGAGGCGCTGCGGGAGAGCTCGTGGGACTGGACCTCGCCCCAGTCGATCGTCGTGCCGGCGGGCACGGTGACCTTGCCCGTGACGGTCGAGTAGCCGAGGAGGGGGAACGCGCGCGTCGCGGTCGTCGCGTTCGGGGTCGTGAACAGGGTCGCGTTCTCCTGCCAGTCGCCGCCGCCGAGGAACTGCGAGTACGTGCTGGCCGTCGACGAGGCGCGCAGGCTGTAGGTCTTGCCCGACGTCGTCGCGAACGTGACGACGCCTGCCGTGCTCGTCGTCGCGCTCGACCTGTAGCTGAGCGAGCTGCCGCGCGCGTTGAGCTCGTACAGGTCGACCTGGACGGTGGTCCCGGCGGGCTGGCCCGTCACCGTGACGGTGAGGGTC
This genomic window from Flavimobilis soli contains:
- a CDS encoding LGFP repeat-containing protein encodes the protein MNEHPVSSPPAQAPDQGRRRRQRPLGLLVALLVAVGTAIVPGSGATVAEAAKDPNTITKTPLGNFDPGNLITDEVFFTGSALSAGQVQAFLKSKVAKCAATDGPKCLKDFTTTTKSVPKNAYCKAYKGAKNEKASAIIAKVGKACGVSPKVLLVLLQKEQSLVTSTAPTQRQYDFATGFACPDDGGCNPENAGFFNQVYGAARQFQRYAVAKDVYSWRPAGKVHEIQYHPNTSCGTQTVLIKNKATAGLYYYTPYVPNAAALKDLNGNGDLSNKNTPNCSSFGNRNFWRGFTEWFGSTSIAVTGTVQKAWLANGGLDGTFGKQTKSQVCSKNGRYCVQTFAGGTLASNKTTGIAMPKGAVRTAWVKQKSQKGALGWPAAAVSCRKKDDTCVQRFTGGYVAQGRSTGTRVVSGGIAKAWKASKTRNGALKMPRANAKCTKAGTRCTQKFQGGYATAHSKYGNRAVVGKIATRWAKAKLNKGSLGWPTKNQKCSKVKGGKACYQYFSGGAIASHPRYGTRALTGKIGKAWVKTQKAGKSIGWPTGGRKCTTKKGVKTCTQKFTKGKITYKGKGAAKVVRSKR
- a CDS encoding Ig-like domain repeat protein; this translates as MLSSTTPARRRTTALLTALVTLGLVGLVPATAQAAVAQTLTVTVTGQPAGTTVQVDLYELNARGSSLSYRSSATTSTAGVVTFATTSGKTYSLRASSTASTYSQFLGGGDWQENATLFTTPNATTATRAFPLLGYSTVTGKVTVPAGTTIDWGEVQSHELSRSASVDSDVWINSSWASIGADGTFTVKTRPNRPVTLSASVDLTDGRTLLTTWLGGKVSNLLSQHDATVFTSAKSGGTVAGKNIALRTFASTLAVKVTGASAATSTYVTARNIGTDYTSSTTLSAGTTAGAITYLAPGTYLVNAENGDKRASTVVTVGSGTKNLSLTLGALGNPPLTYVYTDGTARVGTTITASTKVIGAPTGAKVTTYWTDGNRVIGTGPKLTVPASAHGTPIVVHSTVAAPGHVISHGSAWVGRTSTGNPPRARVAPVVSGTPQVGRTLTVSTGAWDAAGTTVAIQWTRNGAPIAGARSNRYALVGTDAGARIGVTLVATAPRQAAATLQVLTSSNVAKASSRITVKAGKRKATVRVKAAGVPAPTGKVTVRYGKKKVTKTLRAKNKGRVVVKLPRGTHKVKVSYSGSKQVLKTTSKKLKIKVR
- a CDS encoding glutamyl-tRNA reductase, coding for MPDVNIFSFAASHHDLGLDELEELSGASGDLGQTLVEDRSHADGVVVLATCNRFEVYVDAPGDVGPGEVAALVASRVADATGLSHDDVRAALTPRTGHDAVRHLLEVASGLDSMVVGEREIAGQVRRSLGAARSRGTTSPDLERLFAHATRVSRRIEAATGLGAVGRSIVGVGLDLVGEHLGPWRLTRAVLIGTGSYAGASLAALRARGCHDVRVYSRSGRAADFARARGVAAIEPGGLVDALADADLVVSCSGRIGTVLDAAAVRTARERAAEQAERLAHAPDPTPRPLVVLDLALQRDVEADVADIDGVLLLDLANIRAHAPAAGAEPVRRAHQIVGTGVVELDQLELARRVDLAALPQIRAAHEDAAARLDAARAARAARGVEGADERRAERAARRAAAAERHARIMAAKAAARAAIVRG